DNA from Paludisphaera mucosa:
GGCGGCCCTCCGCCTGGTGACGTCCAGCGACGTCGCACCCCGACGCCTCACGGCCGCACCCGGGACCCCCGCCGAGACCCACGGCCAGTATCGGGCCCGTCCGGGCGTGGCGATGGCCGTGACGACCATCTCCCGGATGCGTCCTGCGCCGGCGGGCCGCATCCATCGAGCCTGGGCCCTGTTCGACGGCCGCTGGCACCTGCTGGGCGACGTCCGCCCCGACGCCGGCGGCGCCGACCTGCTCCTCAGCGAGGGCCCCCACCTGGCCGCCCCGCCGACCGCCCTGAAGGTGACCCTGGAGCCGACCGCCCCCTCCACCGAACCGACCGGCCCGACCGTGATCGCCTGTCCGTCGCCGTGAGCGAGGGCATCCTCGGTCCCTCCTCGGTTTCAGAGGCTGTCCTTGAAGGTCAAAGAGGAGAGCCCACGTCACAGGTGGCGATCACGAGGACGTCGGTGCGCTGTAGACGGTCTGGGAGGGGGGGCGCGGCCGGGCGTTTCCTGGTCAATCGTCCTTGGGCCGGAGGCGTAGGAACGTCTCGATCATGTCATCGGCGATCGCGACCAGGGGGGACCACTGCGGCGGGGACTCCGTCCACCACCGTAATCGGACCTCGGATTGGAGATCGCCGAAGAGGGCCAGGTGATAGTCCGTACCGTCGAGCCCACCCATATCGTTCAGCAGCGGCCCGATAGGCAACGTGAGGGTCCGGAGCTTGTCGAAGTACTCCCTCAACATGTCGCCGCTCGCGTCCAGTTCCTCGTACCCCGAAAGCTTCGGTCCGCTGTAGTCCTCGTTTGAAATCTCACTGCGAAAGAGCCTCCACGTCACGCCCAGGACCCGGACGTCCCAGGCGAAGCCCTGTTCGAAGGAAGGGACCAAGACGACCTGGAGCCTGCGGACGCCGATTCCCGGCACGAGCACGTCCTCCACGAAGTCGCGAGAGGCCGTTCGCGCCTGATCCCACATGGCCCGGTCCCGAGCCTGCTTCTGATGCTCCCGCGACTTTCGATTACCCATGACGTAAAAGGTCCAGGCGGTGACGGGGGGCGTTGCCAGCCAGAGACGCGCCAGGATTAGCCGGAAACCGTTGTTTCAAAGGTGGTCGACCTTCCCCCCCCCCGCGAGGGGGGGGAAGGCCGTCGTTCGACGACGAAGACGACCTTCGGGAATCGTCGCTCATCGCGCAACAGACCGCCGAATCGGTCCCATATTCTTATCGTCGGCCCGATGCGCATCGACGCGTCGCATCGCGTCGTCCCGGCCGGCGAGGACAGATTCAGGGCTGTGGAGCAGGGCGAAAAAACGATAACGCAAGTCGCCGTGAGAAGAGAGAAAAACTGGATGTAGGCCGAATGCAGCATTCAACTTGCGACCGATGGCTTCGTTGGTCGCGACGACGAAGGAAGCCAGAGGGAAGCCAATCGCGGCGGGCCGTCAGCGGGTCGGTAACTCGGCCTGGCCCTTGCGCTCGGTGTAGTAGGTGAAGACCTCGCGCACGTTGCCGGCGACGCCGTCCACGACCTGGTCCTCGGGCTTCTCCAGCGTGAAGAGCGCCCCCAGCTCGCGCTCCAGCCGGCGGCGAGCCCCGGCGTCGGCGAGCGAGCGAAGGGTCCCGGGGGTGACGGACTTTTGAAGCTCGTCGAGGGGCCGGCCGCGTTCGACGCCGTCGGCCACCTTCTCGTTCACCTCCTCGACGTAGCCGCGGAACTCGGCCAGGACCGACTTCCCCTCCTGGACCGCCCCGTGCCCGGGGATCACCCGGTCGAAGTCGAGGGCTTCGAGCGCCCGCAGGGTGGCGGGCCACTCGTCGGGGAAGCCGTCGCCCATGTAGGGGAGCAGCCCGTGCATCAGGTCGCCGGTCGCGATCGTCCGCTCCGAGGGGATGTAGGCGACGACGTCGCCGGCGGTGTGGGCGCGGCCGAGGAACATCAGGTGGACCTCCCGGCCGCCGCGGTGGAGGACGAGCCGGCGTTCGAACGTCATCGTGGGGAGCGTCACCCGGGGCGGCGTCATCTCCTTGAGGTACGCCTCCAGGCCCTCGATCTGCGCCTTCAAGACGGCGCGCCGGGACTCGTCCGTGCTGGCCTCGAGCCGGGCGCGGAAGTCGGCGATCTGCCTGGGCAGCGGCTCGAGCGACGCCCTGAGGCGCGGCAGCCCGAGCTTCTCCAGCCACTCCCGGGTCTTCACCGACGAGATCGTCTCGACGCTCGGGCCGAAGGCCTCGGGGTAGGCCTCGTTGCCCATCGCGTGGTCGCCGTGGAGGTGGCTGTCGACCACGTAGCGGACCGGCAGCTCGGTGACCTCGGCGCGGATCTGCTGGATCAAAGCCCGCGCGGCCGAGGGCTTGGAATGGGTGTCGACGACCAGGACGTGATCCTTGTTCACGACGACCGCGGCGTTGCAGTTGAGCATGGCCGTCGGCCGGGCGATCGCGGCGTAGATGCCCTCGGCGACCCGCTTCAGGTCGAACAGCCGGTCGGACGCCGGCCCGACCCCGACGGGGTGCTGATCGTCGGCGATCGCGCGGACGGGCGACCCCCACGGCGATCCCGCCGCCGCCAGGACGAGCCCCGCCTTCCCGATCCGCCGCAGGGCCTCGCGCCGCGTCGACTCGGGGCCGTGATGATGATCGTGGCCGTGATGATGATGGCCGTGAGCCTGACCGTGCCCATGAGACTTCGACTGGCACATGGCGCCCCCGATTTTGGAGATGCGGTTCGATTCGAGGTCCGTGATACACGCTCGATCCGGCCGGGACAAGGCCCTGGGCGGGGCCGTCGCGCCGGCCCCCGGGAACTTGCGGGCCGCCTCGGTCGGGCCTATGCTCGACCCTTCCGAGACTCGAACGACCACACCGAAGCCTGGGGAGCAAGACCATGGGGATCGACCGACGCACGCGGCTGGCATTCGCCGCCGCGATGATGGGGCTCGTCGTCCTGAACGGCGAGGCGGCCGCGCAGGGCGAGGCGAAGTCCGAGGCGCCGAAGGGCGTCGTGACGCTCACGGCCTCCTTGAAGGCCAAGCCGGGCCAGGAGGACGCGGTGAAGGAGGCCCTCCTCTCCCTGGTCGAGCCGACCCGGAAGGAGCCCGGCTGCCTGCACTACATCCTCCACCAGTCGAAGACCGACCCGACCCTGTTCATGTTCTACGAGCAGTGGGAAGGCCAGGAAGCCCTCGACGCCCACGGCAAGTCGCCCCACATGAAGGCCCTGGGCGCGAAGCTCAAGGACAAGACGGACAAGGGCGGCGGCGTCGTGAAGTACGACCTGCTGAAGTGAGGCGTCCGCGGCCCCGGGCGTCCACGTCGCGACGCCCGGGCCGCGAGGCTCAGCGCCGCCTGGGCCGGGCGAGGTCGCGGCCGACGCCTTCGAGGGCCTTGAGGGCGTCGCGGCCGAGCGCTCCGCCGGGGCTGTCCGGCTTGCCGCCGGCCGCGGCGGGCGGGATGACGCGGTCGAGCAGGCGGCCGGCCTCGGCCTGGACGCCCCGCCGGACCATCGATCGGGCGGCGTCCTTCAGGGCGAGTCGCAGGCCGTTGCGGTCGATGGTCGGGTGCGCGATCGTGCCGCCGATCGGGACGGCGACGTCGGTGCCGCGGACGAACTCCCCGGCCACGGCGTTGCCGCCGAGCATCCGGGCCGTGACGGGCACCGCGGCCCGCATGGCCAGGGTCTTGTCGAAGCCGACCGACCCGTCGAGCTTCAACGCCGTGTCGGCGTTCAGCGGGATCGTCAGGCCGCTCTGCCTCACGCGGCCGTCGGCGATCTGGAGCTGCACAGGCTGCTGCAGCTTCAGCTTCGGGTCGGATTCGCCGGTCAGGGCGACCAGCTCGGCGGCGAGCGGGCCGGGCTGGAAGACGACGTCCTGGAAGACGAGCTGGCCGTCGACGCGCAGGCCCCCGTCGCCGATCAGCGGGATCGAGGCCCCGTCGATCGTCAGCGACACCGCGCCCGAGACGGCGCCGGCCCTGGCGAGCACCGGGGCGACGTACGCCAGCACGTCGTCCGAGACGGCCTGGTTGATCGCCGCGCCCTCGATCCGGGTCCCCTTCGCCAGGCGGAGCCAGAGCGCGGCGGGGTCGTCGAGGAGCAGGTCGCCGCCGGCCTCGAGCTTGCCGCCGTTGAGCGTGGTCGAGATCGGGTCGAACACGGCCTTGCCGCCCCCCAGCCTCAAGACCACCGGGGCCGGGCCGACCACCATCCCGAACGCCTGGGCCGACGCGAGGTCGACCGCCAGCACGCCGTCCAGGTCCTTCAGGATCTCGGAGGTCGAGCCCCCCGCGAGCGACCCCTTGAGGTGGAACGGCCTCACGGTCGCGCGGACCTGGGCGCGAGGCTCGACGGCCGCGGCCACGATCGGGTCGAGCGTCTCCCATCGCGGCTCCAGGACGGCCGTGACGTCGGCCAGCCGCCGGGCGCCGACCTCGGCGATCGTCCCCCCGCCCGAGAGGCGGCCGTAGGTCGTGGCCAGGTCGAAACTCGTCAGGACGAGCTGGTCGCCGGCCGGCGCGTAGGCCCCGTCCAGGGTCAGCGTGGTCGGTCCCCGAGGCGTGGTCGCCACGAGCGCGGGCGAGTGGATCCAGCCCTTCAAGTCGAGGCGGCCGTCCCCCTGGCGGGCGAGGGTGGCCCGGCCCGACCAGGGCCCGCCGAGGCCCCGCAGGGGAGACCCCGTCCAGTAGGCGAGGGCCCGATCGAGCGCCGCCAGGTCGCCGACGAGCACGGCGTCGAGGCCCATCGGCGCGTCGGCCTTGCCGAGGCCGGTCAGCATGCAGCCCTCGGGGCCGACGGCGATCCCGGGCGATGGCTGGGGGCCGACCGGAATCAGGACCAGCCGGCCGGCCTCCAGGTCGAGTTCGCCCTTCGCGACCAGGGCGATCGCGGCCGGTCCGGCCGTCGGGTCGGTGGGCGTCGCGGTCGCGCGAACGGCGTCGAGGACGTACACCCGGCCGACGCGACGCAGCGAGACCTTCGCCGAGGCCACGGCCGGGGCGGGGCTCGTGATCGGGGTCGAGCCGTCCAGCTCGAAGGCGACGCCGGCGTCGGTCGACTTCGCGAGCAGGCTCGCCTTCGTCGCGCCCGCCGAGACGCCCAGGCGGGCGGCCCGCCAGTCCGTGGGCAGGCCGTTCTCGCCGCGAGGGCCGTCGGCGGCCCCGTCGACGCGGACGCGGTCGCGTGCGATCGGCTCGGCGGTGAGGCCCGCGACGAGCAGGCCGTCGAACTCGGCCGCGAATCGCGCCCGGAACAGGCCGCCGTCGGGGCGATAGTCCGCCGCCACCCTCCCCTTGCCGGCGAGCCTCACGGCGCCCAGCTCGATCAGCTCGCGGGCCTGCCCCTCGATCGCGGCGAGGTCGACCGCGCCCGTCAGCTTCACCCCGCGCTTGAGGTCGCCCGTCGCGGTCGCGTCGACCCCCGCCGCCTTGACGGCGAACGACTCGACGACGACGTCCCCCCCGGTGCGGACCAGGGCGGCCGACAGCGAGGCGGGCTTCCGCAGCGTCAACGGCCGTCCCCCCTCGGAGGCCGAAAGGTCGGCCACGTCGGTCGAGACGACGAGCCGCTCGACGCCTTCGCTTTGGCTCAATACGGCCTCGATCCGGGCGCGACCCCGGTCGATCACCAGGCCCGGACGCAGGGGGATCGCCCGGGGCAGCAGCTTCGAGGCCGCGG
Protein-coding regions in this window:
- a CDS encoding MBL fold metallo-hydrolase, which translates into the protein MCQSKSHGHGQAHGHHHHGHDHHHGPESTRREALRRIGKAGLVLAAAGSPWGSPVRAIADDQHPVGVGPASDRLFDLKRVAEGIYAAIARPTAMLNCNAAVVVNKDHVLVVDTHSKPSAARALIQQIRAEVTELPVRYVVDSHLHGDHAMGNEAYPEAFGPSVETISSVKTREWLEKLGLPRLRASLEPLPRQIADFRARLEASTDESRRAVLKAQIEGLEAYLKEMTPPRVTLPTMTFERRLVLHRGGREVHLMFLGRAHTAGDVVAYIPSERTIATGDLMHGLLPYMGDGFPDEWPATLRALEALDFDRVIPGHGAVQEGKSVLAEFRGYVEEVNEKVADGVERGRPLDELQKSVTPGTLRSLADAGARRRLERELGALFTLEKPEDQVVDGVAGNVREVFTYYTERKGQAELPTR
- a CDS encoding putative quinol monooxygenase, which codes for MGIDRRTRLAFAAAMMGLVVLNGEAAAQGEAKSEAPKGVVTLTASLKAKPGQEDAVKEALLSLVEPTRKEPGCLHYILHQSKTDPTLFMFYEQWEGQEALDAHGKSPHMKALGAKLKDKTDKGGGVVKYDLLK